One Gordonia pseudamarae genomic window, GGAGTGAACCCCGTCGTCATCGTCAACGGGGTGGCGGAGAAGGACTACCTGCAGGACGACATCAACTTTCAGGCCGGGGATGTGTGGAAGATCCTGGTCGGCGGTGCCAAGCTTTCTCGGGGCTTCACGGTCGAAGGCCTGACGGTGTCCTACTACACACGCAGGACGATGGCAGCCGACACACTCATGCAGATGGGACGCTGGTTCGGATATCGGGCAGGTTATCGTGACCTGGTACGACTGTATATCGGCCGCAACGTACCCGGCCCGAGAAATACCGTTGTCGACCTGTATCGGTCGTTCCAGGCGGTAGTGCGCGACGAAGAGGATTTTCGTGAGGAACTCCGCCGCTTTCAGGGGTTCCCTGCGTGTCAGGGTGAGTTGAGTCCAGCGGTTCAGAGCAAACCCGCCTGCAGGGCGAGATACGGATCAACCCCACGATGACAATTTCCAGCCTGGCCGTGGCCGGGGACAATGCCTGCATGGATTCCTCGCATCCGCGTTCTGACGGTCCGCGCCGACGCCGCACGTTCACCCCGGCGGACAAACTCGCCCACCTGGCCGCATATGAACAGGCCTGTGAGCGCGGCGAGGGCGGCGCCTACCTGCGTACCGAGGGCCTGTACTCGTCGCTGATCAGCGAATGGCGCAAACAACGCGACGCCGGTGTCCTCGACGGCAAACCCGCTGGGGTGAAGATCGGCAAGCTCACCGCCGAGCAGGTCGAGATCGCCCGACTCAAACGCGAACTCGACAGGACCGGCAAGCGGTTGGCCACCACCGAGGCGGCTCTGGAGATCATGGGAAAAGCGCACGCGCTCTTGGAACAGATCTCCGAGAGCGCGGACACCGACGAGCCGCGCAAGAAGCACTGATGGCCACCCATCACGACCTGACCGAGGCCGGCGTGAGCACCCGGGCAGCCACCTCGCTGACGGCGGTGACGCGATCTACCGCCGCCCGCAGCAGGGCGCGCAGGCAGTGGCCGGCACCGGCCGCGAGGAAGGTGCCCGTGAACAAGCTCACCGACGCCGAACGCGCCCGCGTGTTGACGATGTTGAACTGTGACCGGTTCGTCGACCAGGCCCCGCTCGAGGTGTATGCGCAGCTGCTCGACGAGGGCATCTACCTGTGTTCGGTATCGACGATGTACCGGATCCTGCGGGAGAACAAACAGGTCACCGAGCGGCGCCGGCAGGCCCGACACCCCACCCGCACCTGCCCGGAGCTGGTCGCGACCGGGCCCCGGCAGGTCTATACCTGGGACATCACGAAGCTGCCCGGGCCGGTCAAGGGCGTCTACTACGACGCCTACGTGATGGTCGACA contains:
- a CDS encoding IS3 family transposase (programmed frameshift) translates to MTISSLAVAGDNACMDSSHPRSDGPRRRRTFTPADKLAHLAAYEQACERGEGGAYLRTEGLYSSLISEWRKQRDAGVLDGKPAGVKIGKLTAEQVEIARLKRELDRTGKRLATTEAALEIMGKAPRALGTDLRERGHRRAAQEALMATHHDLTEAGVSTRAATSLTAVTRSTAARSRARRQWPAPAARKVPVNKLTDAERARVLTMLNCDRFVDQAPLEVYAQLLDEGIYLCSVSTMYRILRENKQVTERRRQARHPTRTCPELVATGPRQVYTWDITKLPGPVKGVYYDAYVMVDIYSRYIVGAHVQTRESAVLAVEFMTDVFRVHGTPTVVHADRGTSMTSKPVAALLADLEVTRSHSRPKVSNDNPYSESLFKTLKYGPTFPQRFGSIHHARDFLDTFVTWYNHEHRHTGIGLHTPADVHFGLATDKATQRTGVLTAARLAHPERFTPADPTPKILNLPASAWINKPDTTTDHAAA